The genomic segment CCTTTGCCGCCAATCAGGTCAAAAATATGACCCGCAACGATCAGGCCCTGAGCACCCTGGATTCCATGGGCCGCATGCTGGGCCTGGGCGGCATGGATTCCCTGCTGGGCAGCGTTCTTGATATGGAAGCCCGCCTCAACAAACAGTACACCCGTGGCGTGAGTACGGGCGAACTGGCGGCCCAGTGCCGTGCGGCGGCGACCCCGGACTGCCCCTGGGTACCGGAAAGTCTGCGCAAGGCGCAGGTCACGGAGCTTGGGCAGGACGCCGCTGTGGCCAAGGTGACCACTCCTGCGGGCATGACCAGTTGGTTGGCCTTGCGTAAAAAGGGCGACCGCTGGTTGGTGGTGGGGCAGGCCATGCTGGAAGGTACGGCCAGGGAATATGCCGCGCAGACGGCGCCGCAACCGGAAGCCGGGCCGCAGCAGGCCCCGGCCGCGCCCCGGACGCCTGGGCAGGGAGCGCCTGATCAGGATGCGCCTGCGCCAGACACACCCGCGCCCACCCCGGACAACCGGGCCGACAATCAGGGCGTGACCAAGCTGTAGAGCTGCGTGTCGGCGCGTTCCGGCTGGAGAGCCCTGGGGTGCAGGCTTTCGCCGCAGCCGGTCTGAAGCGGGGCAAGCGCGGTGAAAGGGTGGAAATGCCCCTTGGTCGCCCCACTTGAACAAAAACAGCCTTTTTTGCGCCCACGGCGTCAACGGCGCGGTTTTGCTGCAGAAAGCCCCCGGCCCCGCGTAAGGCGGGAACGGGGGCTTTTGCCGTTGGGCTAGAGCCGTTAGCGAATGAAATGAGCTAACGGCTCTGCAAGGATTTTCTTGAAAATCCTTGCCACGAAATGCGAGAAGGCAGGCTTTTTTGCCTGCCGTAAGCGAGCATTTCAAGTGTTAAATGCGCTAATGCGGGCCCCTGTCGTCATGGCCGGCCGCGCGTCAGGGCGGTCCTGCCGGAGTGCCTTTATTTGCCTTGCAGCATTTTCACGGCGCAGAATTTGCCGCACATGGCGCAGACTTCTTCATCTTTGTGGGCTTCCCGGCGTTTGGCCAGCGTGCTGGGGTCCAGGGCGGCCTTGGCCATGCCGTCCCAGTCCAGGGCGCGACGGGCCTGGTTCATGGCGGCCTCGCGGGCCACGGCCTGCGGACGGCCCAGGGCCACTTCGCCCACCTGCGCGGCCACGCGAGAGGCCATGACCCCGGCGCGCACGTCGGCCTCGTCGGGCAGGGTCAGGTGTTCCGCCGGGGTGAGGTAGCAGAGGAAGTCCACGCCCGCCTCCACGGCCAGAGCGCCGCCGATGGCGCCGGCAATGTGGTCGTAGCCGGGGGCGCTGTCGCAGCACAAGGGCCCCAGCACATAGAGCGGGGCGTTGTGGGTAAGGCGCTTGATGCCCTGAATCTGGGTGCGCACCTGATTGAGCGGTACATGGCCGGGGCCTTCGATCATGCACTGCACGCCGCGCTCCAGAGCGTAGCGGGCCAGCTGCCCCAGGTTGATCACTTCCTCCCACTGGGCCGCGTCGCCCGCGTCCACGCCCGCACCGGGGCGCAGACCGTCACCCAGAGAGAGGGTGACGTTGTAGGGGCGGCAGATTTCCAGCAGGCGGTCAAAGTCTTCCAGCAAGGGGTTTTCGCGGTCGTTTTCCAGCATCCAGCGGGCCAGCATGGAGCCGCCGCGGGAAACAATGCCAAGGGCACGCTTGTCCTTGACGGCCATTTCCGCTCCGCGCCGGGAAAGACCGCAGTGCACGGTCATGAAGTCCACACCCTGACGCGCCTGTTTGGCAATTTCGTCAAACAGCTGGTCCGGGTCCATGCTGGCGATGTCTTTGTCCGCATCCAGGATGCGCTGGCCCACGGCATACAGGGGCACGGTGCCCAGGGGGCGGGGGCAGGCGGCCAGCATGCCCGTGCGCAGGGCGTCCAGATCTCCGGCGATGGAAAGATCCATGACCGTGTGGGCTCCGGCCTCCAGAGCGGCCTTGATTTTGCGCTCTTCAGTGTGGGGGCAGTTGCACAGGGGGGAGGTGCCGATATTGGCGTTGACCTTGACGCTGGCGGGCTGCCCCACCAAAATGGGATCAAGGCCGCCGTGGGCGGGATTGCCCAAAAGCACCATGGCACCCGCTTCCAGGGCGCTGGTGACGGTTTCGGGGGCAAGCTGCTCCTGGCTGGACAGACCGGCAAGGTGCCGGTCGAGCAGCCCGCGCAGGGCGGCGTTCTGGGAAAGGAGTTGCTGGGACATGAGTGCCTCGCGGGTTGCGACGCAGGGCGCTAAAAAAGCCACAAGCAGCGGATGACAGCATTGTGGCCGCGGCTTCCCTCCGGCAGTGCGAACTGCGTCAGGTTCATAGGGTCTGGGTTGGCCCACTCTCAGCCGCAGGGCCCGGTACGGGCGGCTTGCGGCTCCCCTAGCTCGAAGTGCAACATAGCCCCGCTGCGTCCGCTTGTAAAGACCCCGGCTTGCAATCGCGCCCGCCGTGGCATACATGGGGGGCATGCGCCGCAACCGTCTGTTCAGCCCCTTCACCTGGCCGGTATATTCTTTTTTGCTGGTCATCGCGCTTGGCGCGCTGCTGCTGCACCTGCCGGCCAGCTGCCGTTCAGGTCAGAATCTGACGCTGGTGGACGCCGCCTTTTTATCCACCTCGGCCGTATGCGTCACCGGGCTTTCCCCCGTGGACGTGGGCGCGGTGCTGAGCCCCCTGGGCAAGATTGTGCTGCTGGCCCTCGTGCAATTGGGGGGGCTGGGCGTCATGACCTATACGAGCATTATTTTTCTGCTCTGGCGCAAGGCCGTGCCTTTTTCCAGCCGAGAGGCCGTGAGTCAGGCCCTGCTGGGCGGTGATTTCAGTCTGCGGGCTTTTTTGTTTCAGGTGCTCGGCCTGGTGCTGGGCATTGAAGCCGTGGCGGCCCTGCTGCTTTACTGGCACGACCCCGTGGCCTTTTATCCCTTCAGCGCGGTGTTTCACGCGGTTTCGGCCTTCTGCAACGCCGGTTTTTCGCTTAATTCCAACAATCTTATGAGCTTTCGGCAGGATTGGGTGGTTATCCTGATCATCTGCGGCAGCGTTCTTCTGGGCGGCATCGGCTTCGGCGTGCTGCGCGAGGGGCTGGGCTTGTGTACGGGCGGCAGACTGGGCGCGCCGGTGCGGCGTTTCAGCCGCTTCAGCCGGTTGGTGCTCAAGACTACCCTGTTTCTGGTGATTTTCGGCGCGGCGTTCATCTACGGCATAGAGCATCTGCGCGTGGGCAATGAAGCCGACCTGGGCKAAGGCGCGACCCTGGCCAGCACGGCCCTGTTCCAGTCCGTAGCGGCGCGCACGGCGGGCTTTAATCTGGTGGACACCACAACGCTGAGTGAGGCTTCTTTGCTGGTGCTTATGGCCCTCATGTTTGTGGGTGGGGGGCCCGGTTCCTGCGCCGGGGGCATCAAGGTGGTGGCCTTTCGGGTGCTCACGGGCTATGTGGCGGCGCAGTTTCGCGGCGACCGGCAGATTGTGCTGGAAGGGCGGGGCGTGCCTACGGATAACGTCACCAGGGCGCTGACCCTGTTCTTCGTCTATTCTCTGCTCATCGGCCTGACCACCTTTTTGCTGAGCATGACGGAACACGGCATTCTGGGCGGCGCGCAGCCGGGCGGGCCCTCCCTGCTGGGCATTTTGTTCGAGTCCGTGTCCGCCTTGGGTACGGTGGGGCTTTCACTGGACCTCACGCCCCAGCTCAGCCCGTGGGGCAAAGGCATTATTATGGTCAACATGTTTGCGGGGCGTGTGGGTCTGCTCAGTCTGCTCATGGCTGTGCAGAGTCTGCAGCCGCGCAAAGCCTATGCGGTGGCGGAAACCGAGCTGCCCATCGGGTAGCCGCCCCGGCCTTGCGCAGTGGGAAGGACCAAAGCGGGAGAGAAAACATGGCGGAAAAAAAATTGGAAATAGGCGTCATCGGCCTGGGTAAGTTTGGGCTGCGCATGGCCACCACCCTGGTTTCGTTGGGGCATACCGTGGTGGGCATAGACCAGGCCGAAGGCCCGGTGCAGCGTGCCGAAGAGGCGCTGGATTCGGTCTACAAGGCGGACGCCACCAATATTGCCGTGCTGCGCTCCCTGCATGTGCAGGATCTGGACTGGGTGGTCATCAGCGTGGGGCAGAGCGTGGAGCAGTCCTTGAGCATCACCCTCAATGTGCAGGAGCTGGGCGGCCCCAAGATATGGGTCAAGGCTTCCAATGAAGAGCACAAAAAGATTTTGCAGCGCCTGCGTGTGAACCGCGCCCTGGTGCCGGAAATGGAAGCCGCCGTCATGGCCGCCCACCAGCTTACCTACCCCGGCATGCTGGACCTTATCCCCAAATACGGCGGCATAGCCATTCAGGAACTGCGTGTGGACCAGTGGGATGGCAAGACCCTGATTGACCTTAACCTCATGCAGCGCTTCAACGTCATGGTGCTGGGTATCCGCCCCGTGGGGGAGTACTCCTTTATGTTTGTGCCTCCGGCGGTGACCGTGCTGCACCGGGGCGATACGCTGGTAGTGGCGGGCCGGGCCAACGCCATGCGCGAGCTGCAGCCCTGACGCAAAAGCCTTGCAGGCGTGAGGTTTTTTTCTGATTACGGCAGAGGGGGCGCCACACGGCTTCGTGCCTTGGGCGGCACCGCTGTCCACCCCGTCCGACCTTCTCCTCCTTCCCGCAAAAACCGTCAGCCTTCCCTGTGCAGAGCCCAGCGGGGCAGGCTGCGCCAGGCCAGGTTGAGGGCTTTTTCCTGTTCCGGCCAGCGGGGGGAGTAGCGCGCCAGTTCAGCGCGGTAGGCCGGGGAGTGGTTCATGTGGCGCAGGTGGCAGAGTTCGTGCCAGCAGAGGTGTTCCAAAAGGGGCGTGGGCAGGAGCAGGGCGCGCCAGTTGAGGCTGATGCGGGCGGCAGGCGTGCCGTCCGAGGCGGGTTGCCTGGTGCAGCTGCCCCAGCGGCTGCGCTGGTCGCGCACGCGGGTTCTTTCAAGGGCGAAGCCGCCGCGTCGGGCCAGGTTTGCCACGCAGGTGGGCAGGAAGGCTTCAGCCTGTTTACGGCACCAGTGCTGCAGGGCCAGGGCGCAGGGTTCTGCCGCTGTGGCACCATAGAGCCGCAGCAAGCCGGGCGTTTCCACCAGCAGGACGCGTCCTGCCGAGGTCTGCAGCAGCAGGGGCCGTGCGTTTGCGGCCATGGCCGCCGCACGTCCGGCGGCCATGTTGCCGTCGTGGACCACGCCGCAGCGCGTGTCCAGAGGCGGCAGGCTGACGGCCGCGGGCAAGGCCGGTTCCGCCGTACGGGCGTGGTGGTTCGTCCAGGCGCGTTCCAGCCAAGGCAAAAATTGGGGCAGGCTCATCTCAATCAGCTGCAGGGACAGGCCTTGCGGCACGGTCAGGGTCAGCGCGCCACCGGGGCTGAGCGAGAGGCGCGTGCGCCGGGCGCGGGCCGAGGTCCGCACTGTGGCGGTCAGCAGGGTGCCGTCGGCCAGCAGAAAAGGGACGCTCGCTGGCGGGGAGGGAGCGGCAAATTTTGCAGCCATGCGGGCCATGCTGCCACAGGGGGCTGAGGCTGTAAAGGTTGACTGGCGGCGGTTTGCCGGCTTTGGGCCGAGCTATATGGCTTGCGGCATAATTTTTGCTTTTTGTGCGGAGCCTGGAATAGGGCGCGCGCGGGCGCGAAAATTTTTCCCGGCGGGCATACGGGCGGACGGGCGTTGTCTGCGGGGCAGACGGCGATGGTAAACGCACAAGGAGAGCCTTATGAGCATTGGCAGCATCAGCGGCAGCAGTGGCGTCACCAGTATTGAGGAAATTTTCGGCATTAACGGCACGGGCAGTTCAAGCAGCAGCACAGCCGGCGACACGGCTTCCGGCGACACCGTGGATATTTCCGACGAAGCCCGCAAACTCTTTTCGGAGAGCATCCACAAGTACGATTCGGGCACTACGTCCACGACCTCCACAAAAAGCGAAAGCGAAGATGCGGACAGCTCTGCGTCTGAAGAAAGTTCCGGCAGCGCCGGCAGTGCCGCCGCAAGCGGCTCCGGCGGGTCTTCTTCGAGCAGCGATACGGTGGAAAGCATCAAAAAACAGATAGAATCCATCAAAAGTCAGCTGACCAGTCTGGCCAATCAGGCCGGCGCGGGCGCGGACCAGGCCGTGGAGAGCAAGATGAATGTTCTGCAGGCCCAGCTGGCTGCCCTGGAGGCCCAGCTGGCGGCGGCCCAAAGCTGATGCCTTGACAGGCATTCCTAACGTACTTATTTCAAACCTTGGAGGGGATGGCGGCGGCTATCCCCTTTTTGGCGCGGTGTATACTCTTGCAACTAATCCTCAACCCTGCACTTTTTGTGCAAAGAGAGGCAGCGATGAAATCCTTGAAAGGCAGCCAGACCGAGAAGAACATTCTTACGGCCTTTGCCGGCGAATCCCAGGCCCGCAACCGCTATGATTTTTTTGCCGGTCAGGCCAAAAAAGACGGCTATGTGCTGGTGCAGGAAATTTTTCAGGAAACAGCCTTGCAGGAAAAGGAACATGCCAAGCGTCTGTTCAAGTTTCTTGAAGGCGGCGAGGTAGAGATCCAGGCCGGGTATCCCGCAGGCGTCATCGGCGCCAGCGAAGCCAATCTGCGCGCGGCTGCCGGCGGCGAGAACTACGAGCACACCACCATGTACCCCTCCTTTGCCGCCACCGCCGAAAAGGAAGGCTTTGCCGAAGTGGCCGCTGTCATGCGGCACATTGCCGTGGCCGAAGCCTACCATGAAAAGCGCTTCCTGAGCCTGGCCAATGATATCAAGGAAGGCCGCATGTTCGTGCGTAACAAGCCTACAGTCTGGCGCTGCCTTAACTGCGGCTGTCTGGTGGAAGGCGAGCACGCCCCCGAAGTCTGCCCGGCCTGTGCGCACCCCAAAGCCTATTTTGCGGAATTGAACTACTCCTTTTAGAGCATTTCACCTTTGAGAATAGACATTCTCAAAGATTTTACTACGTTCACTTCGGTGGTTACCAGCACAAATATATTGTGCCGAGACCGGCTGGCGGGCGCCTGCTTACGCAGCCGCCGGAGTAATTTCAAAATGAAATTGTTCTGCATGCCGGAGTGGGCGCAGTACCAACGTTGATAGTGTAACGTACCAACAGT from the Desulfovibrio legallii genome contains:
- a CDS encoding FlxA-like family protein — encoded protein: MSIGSISGSSGVTSIEEIFGINGTGSSSSSTAGDTASGDTVDISDEARKLFSESIHKYDSGTTSTTSTKSESEDADSSASEESSGSAGSAAASGSGGSSSSSDTVESIKKQIESIKSQLTSLANQAGAGADQAVESKMNVLQAQLAALEAQLAAAQS
- the rbr gene encoding rubrerythrin — translated: MKSLKGSQTEKNILTAFAGESQARNRYDFFAGQAKKDGYVLVQEIFQETALQEKEHAKRLFKFLEGGEVEIQAGYPAGVIGASEANLRAAAGGENYEHTTMYPSFAATAEKEGFAEVAAVMRHIAVAEAYHEKRFLSLANDIKEGRMFVRNKPTVWRCLNCGCLVEGEHAPEVCPACAHPKAYFAELNYSF
- a CDS encoding TrkH family potassium uptake protein; this encodes MRRNRLFSPFTWPVYSFLLVIALGALLLHLPASCRSGQNLTLVDAAFLSTSAVCVTGLSPVDVGAVLSPLGKIVLLALVQLGGLGVMTYTSIIFLLWRKAVPFSSREAVSQALLGGDFSLRAFLFQVLGLVLGIEAVAALLLYWHDPVAFYPFSAVFHAVSAFCNAGFSLNSNNLMSFRQDWVVILIICGSVLLGGIGFGVLREGLGLCTGGRLGAPVRRFSRFSRLVLKTTLFLVIFGAAFIYGIEHLRVGNEADLGXGATLASTALFQSVAARTAGFNLVDTTTLSEASLLVLMALMFVGGGPGSCAGGIKVVAFRVLTGYVAAQFRGDRQIVLEGRGVPTDNVTRALTLFFVYSLLIGLTTFLLSMTEHGILGGAQPGGPSLLGILFESVSALGTVGLSLDLTPQLSPWGKGIIMVNMFAGRVGLLSLLMAVQSLQPRKAYAVAETELPIG
- a CDS encoding M48 family metallopeptidase, translating into MAAKFAAPSPPASVPFLLADGTLLTATVRTSARARRTRLSLSPGGALTLTVPQGLSLQLIEMSLPQFLPWLERAWTNHHARTAEPALPAAVSLPPLDTRCGVVHDGNMAAGRAAAMAANARPLLLQTSAGRVLLVETPGLLRLYGATAAEPCALALQHWCRKQAEAFLPTCVANLARRGGFALERTRVRDQRSRWGSCTRQPASDGTPAARISLNWRALLLPTPLLEHLCWHELCHLRHMNHSPAYRAELARYSPRWPEQEKALNLAWRSLPRWALHREG
- the thiC gene encoding phosphomethylpyrimidine synthase ThiC; the protein is MSQQLLSQNAALRGLLDRHLAGLSSQEQLAPETVTSALEAGAMVLLGNPAHGGLDPILVGQPASVKVNANIGTSPLCNCPHTEERKIKAALEAGAHTVMDLSIAGDLDALRTGMLAACPRPLGTVPLYAVGQRILDADKDIASMDPDQLFDEIAKQARQGVDFMTVHCGLSRRGAEMAVKDKRALGIVSRGGSMLARWMLENDRENPLLEDFDRLLEICRPYNVTLSLGDGLRPGAGVDAGDAAQWEEVINLGQLARYALERGVQCMIEGPGHVPLNQVRTQIQGIKRLTHNAPLYVLGPLCCDSAPGYDHIAGAIGGALAVEAGVDFLCYLTPAEHLTLPDEADVRAGVMASRVAAQVGEVALGRPQAVAREAAMNQARRALDWDGMAKAALDPSTLAKRREAHKDEEVCAMCGKFCAVKMLQGK
- a CDS encoding potassium channel family protein; translated protein: MAEKKLEIGVIGLGKFGLRMATTLVSLGHTVVGIDQAEGPVQRAEEALDSVYKADATNIAVLRSLHVQDLDWVVISVGQSVEQSLSITLNVQELGGPKIWVKASNEEHKKILQRLRVNRALVPEMEAAVMAAHQLTYPGMLDLIPKYGGIAIQELRVDQWDGKTLIDLNLMQRFNVMVLGIRPVGEYSFMFVPPAVTVLHRGDTLVVAGRANAMRELQP